Within the Dehalococcoidales bacterium genome, the region TTCACTTCAAACAGGCCATCGTCGATCTCGAGGATTGTGACGTCGAATGTACCGCCGCCAAGGTCATAGACGGCGATAGTTTCCTCCGCTTTTTTGTCCAGACCGTAAGCCAGTGAGGCGGCAGTCGGTTCGTTGATGATGCGCAGCACTTCCAGGCCAGCTATCCTGCCGGCATCCTTGGTGGCCTGGCGCTGGCTATCATTGAAGTAAGCAGGCACGGTGATTACGGCTTCAGTCACCTTCTCTCCGAGGTAAGCCTCGGCATCCGCCTTGAGCTTTTGCAGAATCATCGCTGAGATTTCCGCGGGGCTGTATTCTTTTCCCCCCATCAACACCCTCACATCATTATTGGCTGCCCTGGTCACTTTATAAGTTTTACGTTTGGCGTCTTCCTCCACGGGCAACTCCCGTCCGGCGGGTTCCCCCCACTTACGTCCCATAAACCTCTTGATGCTGTGGATGGTATTGTCCGGGTTAACGATGGCCTGGCGCTTGGCTATCTGCCCCACCAGGCGTTCTCCATTCTTATTTATTGCCACCACGGAAGGTGTCAGGTTACCTCCCTCGGCGGAGGGAATAATTACCGGCTCGCCACCTTGCATGACGGCTATCTCGCTATATGTTGTCCCTAAATCAATTCCTACTGCCTTTGGCATAATTATCCTCCATCCATGCTAAAATTCAGTGCTAAACATATTGCTCTGTTTTTGTTGTTTTCAGTTTTCCGGTCTTTCCCCGGTGCCTACCACTACCTGGCTCGGGCGGATAACCCTATCGCGGAACCGGTAACCCTTTTGTACTTCCGCAATGACAATGCCCTCTTCACCTTTATCCTGCCTTACTGCTTCGTGCTGATGAGGGTCAAAGGGTTCCCCTACCGCCTTGATCGGGGACAGTCCCTGCGCTTCCAGGGTAGCTTGCAGCTTGCGCTCAATAAGCAGGATGCCCTCAATCCAGTTCAGCACATCCTGCTTCTCTGGGATCGCGGTAAAGGCTCGCTCAAAGTCATCGATTACCGGCAGGAAGGCAAGCATCAGGGTCACGTTGGCAAACTTGCTGATTTCTTCCTTCTCTTGTTCACTGCGCCGCTTGTAGTTGATAAAATCCGCCTGGGTCCTCTGCCAGTTGGCCAGATAATTTTCCGCTTTCTCCTTTTCCGCGGCGATTCCCCGCTTTAATGCTTCAATGTCCTCTTCCCCATTGGTTTCCGCAC harbors:
- a CDS encoding Hsp70 family protein — its product is MPKAVGIDLGTTYSEIAVMQGGEPVIIPSAEGGNLTPSVVAINKNGERLVGQIAKRQAIVNPDNTIHSIKRFMGRKWGEPAGRELPVEEDAKRKTYKVTRAANNDVRVLMGGKEYSPAEISAMILQKLKADAEAYLGEKVTEAVITVPAYFNDSQRQATKDAGRIAGLEVLRIINEPTAASLAYGLDKKAEETIAVYDLGGGTFDVTILEIDDGLFEVKSTNGNTHLGGDDFDQVIIDWLADEFRKDEGVDLCRDPIALQR
- a CDS encoding nucleotide exchange factor GrpE, translated to MMPREPEENPTNSPGAETNGEEDIEALKRGIAAEKEKAENYLANWQRTQADFINYKRRSEQEKEEISKFANVTLMLAFLPVIDDFERAFTAIPEKQDVLNWIEGILLIERKLQATLEAQGLSPIKAVGEPFDPHQHEAVRQDKGEEGIVIAEVQKGYRFRDRVIRPSQVVVGTGERPEN